A portion of the Daphnia magna isolate NIES linkage group LG4, ASM2063170v1.1, whole genome shotgun sequence genome contains these proteins:
- the LOC123471079 gene encoding uncharacterized protein LOC123471079 isoform X1: MENSSKYTVYQLDHSQIQQILYVSGKKKRKWNSKSGGAGLSRDYSRALKRQATDILLKWKKNGVPPEEWNKLNDSSSNVAAVFSLVQKTCDVSAEVFIGRSEISSNFVANDQASSTTVNQCTSATYLDERADWDYMHQQMVNPEESIIGNESLTSEEDDSSSMDGEQVGDDESPILLLLPHTIPMKMLSFKRLLQYHAVYTTQKKSHVTYFLRLRHHYRPAIDYDTLPTTGEQLLRVESSKAFIERVVLPNIVEDEEAEITVDSYRIYNGSPSPEVAARPGEAAAGPCAVSAIPNTATAGPDAFAARPDVPAAMSDRSAARSVEPAARSDASAGVPDEGIDFRRERRPVRKLSPVIYHLDDKGEAKYVHFGLENGITRDSPGVFFKHAELIQYASIYKKHQDILPPSITKKINRFDENEQILHVKRLLRADGHNAGISSSAQPASTTPKKLPHFTIDLNADGVQLFQSSEKNKCIPIMMVVHSVKEQLFPTLLL, from the exons ATGGAAAATAGTTCAAAATATACTGTTTACCAATTAGATCATAGCCAAATTCAGCAGATTCTTTATGTaagtggaaaaaagaaaagaaaatggaatagtAAAAGTGGTGGGGCTGGATTGTCTCGCGACTACTCCCGTGCATTGAAACGTCAGGCAACTGACATTCTCCTaaagtggaaaaaaaatggtgttCCACCTGAAGAATGGAACAAACTAAATGATTCTTCGAGTAATGTTGCAGCAGTCTTCAGTCTGGTGCAGAAAACTTGTGACGTTTCTGCCGAAG TTTTCATTGGCCGATCAGAGATATCTAGTAATTTTGTAGCAAATGACCAAGCATCGTCAACCACAGTGAATCAATGTACATCAG CCACTTATTTAGATGAAAGGGCCGACTGGGACTATATGCATCAGCAAATGGTTAATCCGGAAGAGAGCATAATTGGAAATGAATCACTGACTAGTGAAGAAGACGATAGTAGTAGCATGGATGGCGAGCAAGTTGGAGACGACGAAAGTCCTATTCTGTTGCTATTACCTCATACTATTCCTATGAAAATGCTTTCATTTAAAAGACTGCTACAATATCACGCAGTGTACACAACCCAAAAGAAAAGCCATGTTACTTACTTTTTGCGGCTGCGACATCACTATCGACCAGCTATAGATTACGACACTCTTCCTACTACCGGAGAGCAGTTACTGAGAGTAGAAAGCAGTAAAGCTTTCATAGAAAGGGTAGTTTTGCCCAACATTGTAGAAGATGAAGAGGCGGAAATCACTGTTGATTCTTACAGAATCTATAATGGCTCACCATCTCCGG AAGTTGCTGCCAGACCTGGAGAAGCTGCTGCTGGACCTTGTGCGGTTTCTGCTATACCTAATACAGCTACTGCTGGACCTGATGCGTTTGCTGCTAGACCTGATGTTCCTGCTGCTATGTCTGATAGGTCTGCTGCTAGGTCTGTTGAACCTGCTGCTAGGTCTGATGCGTCGGCTGGTGTACCTGATGAAGGGATTGATTTTAGACGTGAAAGGAGGCCAGTGCGCAAGCTGTCACCGGTTATCTACCATTTGGACGATAAAGGGGAAGCCAAATATGTTCATTTTGGTTTGGAAAATGGAATTACAAGGGATTCGCCGGGTGTGTTTTTCAAGCATGCTGAACTCATTCAGTATGCTAGTATCTACAAAAAACATCAAGACATTCTTCCTCCCTCAATTACCAAAAAG atCAATCGATTTGATGAAAACGAGCAAATTTTGCATGTCAAACGGTTGCTTCGCGCTGACGGCCATAATGCAGGCATCAGCAGTTCAGCACAGCCAGCCTCGACCACCCCTAAAAAACTACCGCACTTCACCATTGATTTAAATGCTGACGGTGTTCAACTATTTCAGAGTTCCGAAAAGAACAAATGCATCCCCATAATGATGGTAGTTCATTCGGTAAAAGAGCAGCTTTTTCCGACGCTCCTCCTATaa
- the LOC123471135 gene encoding uncharacterized protein LOC123471135, with protein MKKKCCVINCLNKNYRKGVLNQKVTYHTFPKNENRIEKWIKHLHSSVEKGSSAYSLRKFITGNTKILKKSAVSTLFNKVAVIQVNEQINMPNKRILMMHNGNASTQPIHSSINSTQDTGLTMIVFLT; from the exons ATGAAGAAAAAGTGCTGTGTAATtaattgtttaaataaaaattacagaaaaggagttttaaaccaaaaagtgACTTACCACACTtttccaaaaaatgaaaacagaatcgaaAAATGGATAAAACATTTACACAGCAGTGTCGAAAAGGGATCTTCAGCATACAGCCTCCGAAAATTCA ttaCTGGAAATACCAAAATATTGAAGAAATCTGCTGTTTCAACGTTGTTCAACAAG gTGGCAGTCATTCAGGTAAATGAACAGATTAATATGCCAAATAAAAGAATTCTGATGATGCACAACGGTAATGCTTCAACTCAACCAATTCACAGTTCTATCAATTCAACTCAAGACACA GGCTTAACAATGATTGTCTTCTTGACATGA
- the LOC123471079 gene encoding uncharacterized protein LOC123471079 isoform X2: MENSSKYTVYQLDHSQIQQILYVSGKKKRKWNSKSGGAGLSRDYSRALKRQATDILLKWKKNGVPPEEWNKLNDSSSNVAAVFSLVQKTCDVSAEVFIGRSEISSNFVANDQASSTTVNQCTSATYLDERADWDYMHQQMVNPEESIIGNESLTSEEDDSSSMDGEQVGDDESPILLLLPHTIPMKMLSFKRLLQYHAVYTTQKKSHVTYFLRLRHHYRPAIDYDTLPTTGEQLLRVESSKAFIERVVLPNIVEDEEAEITVDSYRIYNGSPSPEVAARPGEAAAGPCAVSAIPNTATAGPDAFAARPDVPAAMSDRSAARRERRPVRKLSPVIYHLDDKGEAKYVHFGLENGITRDSPGVFFKHAELIQYASIYKKHQDILPPSITKKINRFDENEQILHVKRLLRADGHNAGISSSAQPASTTPKKLPHFTIDLNADGVQLFQSSEKNKCIPIMMVVHSVKEQLFPTLLL; the protein is encoded by the exons ATGGAAAATAGTTCAAAATATACTGTTTACCAATTAGATCATAGCCAAATTCAGCAGATTCTTTATGTaagtggaaaaaagaaaagaaaatggaatagtAAAAGTGGTGGGGCTGGATTGTCTCGCGACTACTCCCGTGCATTGAAACGTCAGGCAACTGACATTCTCCTaaagtggaaaaaaaatggtgttCCACCTGAAGAATGGAACAAACTAAATGATTCTTCGAGTAATGTTGCAGCAGTCTTCAGTCTGGTGCAGAAAACTTGTGACGTTTCTGCCGAAG TTTTCATTGGCCGATCAGAGATATCTAGTAATTTTGTAGCAAATGACCAAGCATCGTCAACCACAGTGAATCAATGTACATCAG CCACTTATTTAGATGAAAGGGCCGACTGGGACTATATGCATCAGCAAATGGTTAATCCGGAAGAGAGCATAATTGGAAATGAATCACTGACTAGTGAAGAAGACGATAGTAGTAGCATGGATGGCGAGCAAGTTGGAGACGACGAAAGTCCTATTCTGTTGCTATTACCTCATACTATTCCTATGAAAATGCTTTCATTTAAAAGACTGCTACAATATCACGCAGTGTACACAACCCAAAAGAAAAGCCATGTTACTTACTTTTTGCGGCTGCGACATCACTATCGACCAGCTATAGATTACGACACTCTTCCTACTACCGGAGAGCAGTTACTGAGAGTAGAAAGCAGTAAAGCTTTCATAGAAAGGGTAGTTTTGCCCAACATTGTAGAAGATGAAGAGGCGGAAATCACTGTTGATTCTTACAGAATCTATAATGGCTCACCATCTCCGG AAGTTGCTGCCAGACCTGGAGAAGCTGCTGCTGGACCTTGTGCGGTTTCTGCTATACCTAATACAGCTACTGCTGGACCTGATGCGTTTGCTGCTAGACCTGATGTTCCTGCTGCTATGTCTGATAGGTCTGCTGCTAG ACGTGAAAGGAGGCCAGTGCGCAAGCTGTCACCGGTTATCTACCATTTGGACGATAAAGGGGAAGCCAAATATGTTCATTTTGGTTTGGAAAATGGAATTACAAGGGATTCGCCGGGTGTGTTTTTCAAGCATGCTGAACTCATTCAGTATGCTAGTATCTACAAAAAACATCAAGACATTCTTCCTCCCTCAATTACCAAAAAG atCAATCGATTTGATGAAAACGAGCAAATTTTGCATGTCAAACGGTTGCTTCGCGCTGACGGCCATAATGCAGGCATCAGCAGTTCAGCACAGCCAGCCTCGACCACCCCTAAAAAACTACCGCACTTCACCATTGATTTAAATGCTGACGGTGTTCAACTATTTCAGAGTTCCGAAAAGAACAAATGCATCCCCATAATGATGGTAGTTCATTCGGTAAAAGAGCAGCTTTTTCCGACGCTCCTCCTATaa